A region of the Arthrobacter sp. FW306-07-I genome:
ATCCAGGCGCAGTCGAACGACGTCGACTGGGACATGGTGGTCTACGCACCCAACGGTTCCGGCGGGCTGACGGCCACCCAGGTGGCCACGGCGTCTGCCAGTGAATTCCTGGACATCGAATCGCCGCGTGCCGGAACCTACTACGTGGTGGCCAACCTGTACGCCACACCGGACAACGGGCCGGCCACTGCTTCGGTGCAGGCGGTGAGCTTCGCCGGTGACGCGGGGAACCTTACGGTGAACCCGAACCCCATCGTGGCACCGAACGGAACCGCCACCTCGGCCACGCTGAACTGGACTGGACTCGCGGAAGGCTCCTACCTCTCACGGCTGAGCCTTGGCAGCAACGGCATCAAGACCTGGGTGAACGTCCAGGTGGGAGCCGGCTCTGCCCCGGCCCCCGCCGGGGCTCCCCAGCTTGGCCTGGCCCAGGCGGTACCCGCCACCTGACCGGGTAGACATGGGGGGAGGTCCCGGGTGGTCGTCAGGCCGCCCGGGACCTTTTTCCGTTCCCGCGGCTTCTTCCGTTGCCGGGGTAGCTAGGTGGCCGTGCCGCCCAGCAAAGGGGCCATGGCTTTCCAACGTGCGATTTCGCACCCATCTGTGCGGGTGAAGGTGGAGTGCACGCTGCGCCCCCGGAATGTCCCGGTGACCACGGCTACCTGCGGGCCGCCGTACTGCTGGGTGCACAGCTTGGGCGGTCCGGGCTTGGGGAAGAAGATGTCCTCGCCGAAGCGCTCCACGGCTGCCAGGGCCGCCCCTGGATCCGGCAGGGTGGTCCCTGGATCGGGGTGGCCATCGTTGGCCAGCAGGCGGAATACGTGTTCGGGAGCTTCCGGGTCCTCCTGGATGCTGATGGTCAAATCGATCACCGGGATACCCCTTCTGCCGTGGCCCCAAGCTCCGCCGCGAGCCTGTTCCGCAGGGTCCCCGCTTCCGCTGCAAATGCCCGCTGGTGCTCGACGTAGGCGGCTTTGCCCTGGGGCGTCTCGATGGCAATGGCAGGGTACCCCCAGTCGGCCAAATCGTAGGGGGACGCCTGCATGTCCATGGCCCTGATTCGCCATGACAGTTCAAAGCAGTCCATGACCAGCTCGCTGGACAGTGCAGGCAGTAGTTTGTAGGCCCAC
Encoded here:
- a CDS encoding serine protease inhibitor; the encoded protein is MIDLTISIQEDPEAPEHVFRLLANDGHPDPGTTLPDPGAALAAVERFGEDIFFPKPGPPKLCTQQYGGPQVAVVTGTFRGRSVHSTFTRTDGCEIARWKAMAPLLGGTAT